Within Actinoplanes sp. L3-i22, the genomic segment CTCGTCGTGCTGCCGTCAGAGCGCGTCGCGCAGCAGCTGAGCGGCCTTCTCCGGGACGACGTCGCTGACGAACGCGCCCATCGCCGACTCCGAGCCGGCCAGGTACTTCAGCTTGTCGGCGGCGCGGCGGATGCTGAACACCTGCAGGTGCAGATAGCCCAGCTCCCGGCCCTCGCCGACGACCGCCTGGTGCCAGGCCGAGATGTACGGCATCGGCTTGCCGAACAGCCCGTCGAACCGGTGCAGCACCTCGAGGTAGAGCGGGCCGAACGCGTCCCGCTCGTCGCCGGTCAGCCCGGGCAGGTCGAGGACCTGGCGGTGCGGGGCGATCTGCACCTCGAACGGCCAGCGGGCGGCGGCCGGCACATAGGCCGTCCAGTGCTCGTTGGCGCCGATGACCCGGACCTTCGCCTCCTGCTCGGCGGCGAGCACGTCCGCGTACAGGTTCCGTCCGCCGGTCTTCGCGGCGTGCTTCGTGGCGGCCCGCAGCATCGCCTCGGTGCGCGGCGGGACCGTCGGGTACGCGTAGATCTGGCCGTGCGGGTGGTGCAGCGTCACGCCGATCTCGACGCCCCGGTTCTCGAACGGGAAGACCTGGGCGACGCCCGGGAGCTGCGACATCTCGGTGGTCCGGTCGGCGAGCGCGTCGACCACCGTGCGCACCCGGGCCGGCGTCAGCGCGCCGAACGAGCTGTTGTGGTCGCTGGTGAAGCAGACCACCTCGCACCGGCCGAAGCCCGGCTTGACCGGCACCATCCCGGTCAGCTCGGTGATCTCGCCGCCCGGCACCTCGCGGTAGCTGAACGACGGGAACTGGTTCTCGAAGACCACCACGTCGTAGTCCGGCGCGGGGATCTCGCTGGCGAACCGCGAGCTGGTCGGGCACAGCGGGCACGCGTCCGACGGCGGCAGGAACGTGCGGGTCTGCCGGTGCGCGGCGACCGCGACCCACTCGTCCACGAGCGGGTCGTAGCGCAGCTGCGAGGCCGGCGGGGGCGGTGGGAGCTCGCGGGCGTCCGCGTACGCCGAGCGGCCGGAGTCCGGCTTCTCGTCGAAGTAGATGAGCTCGCGCCCGTCGGCAAGGTTGACGGTCGAGCGGAAGAACGTCACTGCGGGTTCACC encodes:
- the galT gene encoding galactose-1-phosphate uridylyltransferase — translated: MTFFRSTVNLADGRELIYFDEKPDSGRSAYADARELPPPPPASQLRYDPLVDEWVAVAAHRQTRTFLPPSDACPLCPTSSRFASEIPAPDYDVVVFENQFPSFSYREVPGGEITELTGMVPVKPGFGRCEVVCFTSDHNSSFGALTPARVRTVVDALADRTTEMSQLPGVAQVFPFENRGVEIGVTLHHPHGQIYAYPTVPPRTEAMLRAATKHAAKTGGRNLYADVLAAEQEAKVRVIGANEHWTAYVPAAARWPFEVQIAPHRQVLDLPGLTGDERDAFGPLYLEVLHRFDGLFGKPMPYISAWHQAVVGEGRELGYLHLQVFSIRRAADKLKYLAGSESAMGAFVSDVVPEKAAQLLRDAL